A window of Paenibacillus sp. 19GGS1-52 contains these coding sequences:
- a CDS encoding putative immunity protein, with translation MAVGKVKFIDTSISTAITELVSKCDHRTLVLWATDCSEHVLIYFEKENLTDNRPRQAIEAGRAWACGEIAMSEARTAAFAAHAAAREILEAAACAAARAAGHAAATAHVASHAVHAATYAAKAATYASDPADANANNAKERNWQFQQLLDLGGFH, from the coding sequence TTGGCCGTTGGAAAAGTGAAATTCATAGACACAAGCATAAGTACGGCGATTACAGAGCTTGTGAGCAAGTGTGATCACCGAACATTGGTGCTTTGGGCAACGGACTGCTCCGAGCATGTACTCATCTATTTTGAGAAGGAGAACCTGACAGATAACCGACCTCGCCAAGCAATCGAAGCAGGACGTGCTTGGGCATGTGGTGAGATCGCGATGAGTGAAGCGCGTACTGCTGCATTTGCTGCCCACGCCGCTGCGCGAGAAATCCTTGAAGCTGCCGCATGTGCTGCAGCCCGTGCCGCCGGTCACGCCGCAGCAACCGCCCATGTTGCAAGTCATGCGGTGCATGCCGCTACTTACGCTGCCAAAGCTGCTACCTATGCCTCTGACCCCGCTGATGCCAACGCCAACAATGCCAAGGAACGAAACTGGCAATTTCAACAATTGCTCGATTTGGGAGGATTTCATTAG
- a CDS encoding response regulator: MEFWKVMIADDEDIIREGIKRCVDWASLSLQVVAEAEDGEEALELAVQHQVHIALVDLNMPIMHGIELMKRLREQLPLCKIVVITGHDEFTYAQESIRLQVNDYILKPADPLQLEQVLRGVRDQLVQEQQKSQHLQQASRQIIKNFPLLRERFCQEWLDGNLSRQEILEQLNFLQLPKRSPELLGILRWRWEAHQSGMKEKERQLFLFAIENITAELLEEYPLAIFRDQSGLIIILLWDGAAEGSLARIEQEVRSNLKIAIEVGIEQVQEDITELAAAYRRCRVTLSKEVPLSPMVRRVKQYMLEHYSECGLTLDSIAGTLQASPVYLSRLFKQELGESFGTYLTQIRIRKAAQLLHSTDISVYEVAERTGYETQHYFSTAFKKQTGVSPLQFRKGVMSEESGPTQGS, from the coding sequence ATGGAATTCTGGAAGGTTATGATTGCCGATGATGAAGATATTATTCGCGAAGGCATCAAACGGTGTGTAGACTGGGCATCGTTATCTTTACAGGTAGTGGCTGAAGCCGAGGATGGCGAAGAAGCGCTGGAGCTGGCGGTTCAGCATCAGGTGCATATTGCGCTTGTTGATCTCAATATGCCGATCATGCATGGAATTGAGTTGATGAAGAGACTTAGAGAACAACTGCCGTTGTGCAAAATCGTTGTCATCACCGGGCATGATGAGTTTACATATGCGCAGGAATCGATTCGCTTGCAGGTAAACGATTATATCTTAAAGCCGGCTGATCCGTTGCAACTGGAACAGGTTCTGCGTGGGGTTCGGGATCAATTGGTGCAGGAGCAGCAGAAGAGCCAGCATTTACAGCAGGCTTCCCGGCAGATTATCAAGAACTTCCCGCTGCTGCGGGAACGCTTCTGTCAGGAATGGCTAGATGGCAACCTCAGCCGGCAGGAGATTCTGGAGCAGTTGAATTTCTTGCAATTGCCTAAGCGAAGCCCTGAGTTGCTTGGTATTCTCCGCTGGAGATGGGAAGCGCACCAGTCAGGTATGAAGGAGAAGGAACGCCAGCTCTTTCTCTTTGCGATTGAGAATATTACAGCCGAGCTGCTTGAGGAGTACCCATTGGCGATTTTTCGTGATCAATCCGGTCTGATTATCATTCTTCTCTGGGATGGAGCGGCCGAAGGCTCGCTGGCAAGAATCGAGCAGGAAGTTCGCTCCAATCTCAAAATCGCGATTGAGGTGGGTATAGAGCAAGTACAAGAGGACATTACAGAGCTGGCCGCCGCCTATCGCAGATGTAGAGTGACTCTCTCCAAAGAGGTGCCCTTATCTCCGATGGTTCGTAGAGTGAAGCAATATATGCTGGAGCATTATAGTGAATGCGGGTTAACGCTGGATTCGATTGCGGGCACCCTTCAGGCGTCCCCAGTATATCTAAGCCGATTGTTTAAGCAGGAGCTTGGAGAATCGTTTGGCACCTATCTGACGCAAATTCGTATCCGCAAGGCAGCCCAACTGCTTCATTCTACGGACATAAGTGTATATGAAGTCGCAGAACGAACCGGATATGAAACCCAGCATTATTTTAGTACAGCCTTTAAAAAACAGACTGGCGTCTCTCCCTTGCAATTTCGTAAGGGTGTGATGTCGGAGGAGAGTGGACCTACACAAGGTTCGTAA
- a CDS encoding sensor histidine kinase, with amino-acid sequence MPSRMNKMERLAFNNLPIRYKLIIHFLLISILPSIGLGLLIGWTVDRIVEDQSNQNTVQLISKVNSALENDVENLQKITYLISFDPGVQSFLSGQMKEKEQTGNGTANGESADYNIRKFLQGFTTLSSEIAGIMLVNSKGDFISNEMYSRPGTSVTNEEWYKEAVDNKGIFKIIGHPYGRAVMSHVDYQESEVVSAVRAIVDPETQVVQGVVLVDLKLRVIAEKARDVTLGKTGYLTVVDNNGDMIYAPQHPFMTNIPVELFTETSGITSEKVDGRHLQLIYRTSPFTGWTTLGVFPMDESAYGVREITFNVVTFVFVVCMLGMTASFYLAYSISRPIGQLASFMSKAQSGDLTIRYWGDRSDEIGRLGRSFNTMLAQISRLLSLSELQERQKREAELRSLQAHIKPHFLYNTLDTIHWMARSRGAEDIAEVVQSLSKLFRLGLSKGSDIIPLSDELEHIVSYLKIQHVRYSSKLAYSIEADPQLQELYVLKLLLQPVVENAIYHGIKERRGPGHISIEVAEREGDLFLTVRDNGKGMPPERLAMLKQKLESVGGESESAEVEQPIPDSAGSGYGILNVQARIRLTYGAPYGLHIESELGVGTVVTVQHPMIRDSSNTQKSSKDFE; translated from the coding sequence ATGCCAAGTAGAATGAACAAGATGGAGCGTCTGGCGTTCAATAATTTACCTATTCGGTATAAGCTGATCATACATTTTTTGCTCATTAGCATTCTGCCGTCTATTGGTTTGGGGCTATTAATCGGTTGGACAGTAGACCGGATTGTTGAGGATCAGAGCAACCAGAACACAGTGCAGCTGATCAGCAAGGTTAATTCTGCCTTGGAGAATGATGTGGAGAATCTGCAGAAGATCACCTATCTGATCTCGTTTGATCCAGGCGTGCAATCCTTTTTAAGCGGTCAAATGAAGGAGAAGGAGCAGACGGGGAACGGGACCGCTAATGGGGAATCGGCAGATTATAATATTCGGAAGTTCCTGCAAGGCTTTACCACTTTAAGCTCTGAGATCGCCGGCATTATGCTCGTGAATAGCAAAGGCGATTTCATTAGCAATGAAATGTACTCCCGGCCGGGAACTAGCGTCACCAATGAGGAATGGTATAAAGAAGCCGTAGATAATAAAGGAATCTTCAAGATTATCGGGCATCCTTATGGTCGGGCTGTGATGTCCCACGTGGATTATCAGGAAAGCGAGGTTGTCTCTGCGGTAAGAGCCATTGTGGACCCGGAGACACAGGTCGTTCAGGGTGTGGTACTGGTGGATCTGAAGCTGAGGGTCATTGCTGAGAAAGCCAGAGATGTTACGTTAGGCAAAACAGGATATCTTACCGTTGTCGACAACAACGGCGATATGATCTACGCTCCTCAGCATCCTTTTATGACTAATATACCGGTAGAGCTGTTTACCGAGACTTCAGGAATTACTTCGGAAAAGGTGGATGGGCGGCATTTGCAGCTTATTTACAGAACTTCACCATTTACAGGGTGGACGACTCTGGGTGTCTTTCCGATGGACGAATCAGCTTATGGCGTACGGGAGATTACTTTTAATGTGGTCACCTTTGTGTTTGTGGTTTGTATGCTTGGAATGACCGCTTCCTTTTATCTGGCCTACTCCATTTCTCGACCGATCGGACAGCTGGCTTCCTTTATGAGCAAGGCGCAATCCGGTGATTTAACGATTCGATATTGGGGAGATCGTTCCGATGAGATTGGTCGGCTAGGTCGCAGCTTCAATACAATGTTAGCTCAGATAAGCCGTCTGCTGTCGCTTTCAGAGCTGCAGGAGCGGCAGAAACGGGAGGCAGAGCTGCGCAGTCTGCAGGCGCATATTAAGCCGCATTTTCTATACAATACGCTGGATACGATTCATTGGATGGCCCGCAGCAGAGGAGCAGAGGATATAGCAGAGGTAGTTCAGTCTCTATCGAAACTGTTCCGCCTTGGATTAAGCAAAGGCAGCGATATTATTCCACTCTCCGACGAACTGGAGCATATCGTGAGTTACTTAAAAATCCAGCATGTCCGTTATAGCAGCAAGCTGGCTTACAGTATTGAGGCAGACCCACAGCTCCAGGAGCTTTATGTACTGAAGCTGCTGCTTCAGCCAGTGGTAGAAAATGCCATTTATCATGGAATCAAAGAGCGGCGAGGACCCGGACATATCTCCATAGAGGTAGCTGAACGAGAGGGAGATCTATTCTTGACCGTTCGTGATAACGGGAAGGGGATGCCACCGGAACGTCTTGCTATGCTGAAACAGAAGCTCGAAAGTGTTGGAGGCGAGAGCGAATCCGCAGAAGTCGAACAGCCTATCCCGGACAGTGCAGGTAGCGGCTACGGAATTCTAAACGTACAGGCCCGAATAAGATTGACCTACGGTGCGCCTTATGGTCTCCATATTGAAAGTGAGCTAGGTGTCGGAACGGTGGTGACCGTTCAGCATCCAATGATCCGTGATAGCAGCAATACACAAAAGAGTTCTAAGGATTTTGAATAG
- a CDS encoding substrate-binding domain-containing protein, translating to MKKLWLVYALLIGMFLVYVLNYKLQQANTTDPWETAGLRGNIEDAYVMVTFQSGIDYWKSVLKGFEDAAEELNISVEYHGSTQHNANEQMTVLEQVIAKKPAGIAISAVNSKLLTATINKAVESGIPVVLFDSGAPDSKAYSFLGTDNYDAGIEAAHKMAELTGAKGAVAIITTPDQHNHQQRTDGFRDTIRTDYPAMQLIAVKDGRGDQVASRAATEQILSQYPQLAGIFATESNGGIGVAEAVEAYKGNSNSPKIISFDTDKGTLDLVKEGKIAATMAQGTWNMGYWSLMELFHLHRDLAADPSAYANHKPLPVPDLVDTGIDVVTRANVDSYYAK from the coding sequence TTGAAGAAGCTGTGGCTTGTTTATGCTCTGTTGATCGGAATGTTTCTGGTATATGTACTGAATTATAAGCTGCAGCAGGCCAATACAACAGATCCATGGGAGACGGCAGGATTACGCGGGAATATAGAGGATGCTTATGTTATGGTCACTTTTCAAAGTGGAATCGATTATTGGAAAAGCGTGCTCAAGGGCTTCGAGGATGCCGCTGAGGAACTAAATATATCCGTAGAATATCACGGGTCTACCCAGCATAACGCCAACGAACAAATGACAGTACTAGAACAGGTTATCGCCAAAAAACCCGCGGGCATCGCCATCTCCGCTGTGAACTCCAAGCTGCTGACAGCTACCATCAATAAAGCGGTGGAAAGTGGCATACCTGTAGTTTTATTTGACTCGGGGGCACCTGATAGCAAAGCCTATTCTTTTCTGGGGACGGACAATTATGATGCTGGGATAGAGGCTGCTCACAAAATGGCCGAGTTGACAGGAGCAAAGGGCGCAGTTGCAATCATAACCACCCCAGATCAGCATAATCATCAGCAGCGAACAGATGGGTTCAGGGACACGATCAGGACAGACTACCCTGCAATGCAGCTCATAGCGGTCAAGGATGGCCGTGGCGATCAAGTGGCTTCCAGAGCAGCTACTGAGCAGATATTATCCCAGTATCCGCAGCTTGCGGGTATATTCGCGACAGAGTCGAATGGGGGAATAGGCGTGGCAGAGGCGGTAGAAGCCTACAAGGGGAACAGCAATTCACCCAAAATTATTAGTTTTGATACGGATAAAGGGACTCTGGATCTGGTGAAGGAAGGGAAAATTGCAGCGACGATGGCTCAAGGCACCTGGAATATGGGATATTGGTCACTCATGGAGCTATTCCATCTTCACCGTGATCTGGCTGCCGACCCCTCTGCCTATGCTAATCATAAGCCATTGCCTGTTCCTGATCTGGTCGACACCGGGATAGATGTAGTTACACGGGCTAATGTGGATAGTTACTATGCCAAGTAG
- a CDS encoding LTA synthase family protein produces MGHLFRNKRLGLLLLTLLFSGFLLNFFLQAASFDMNVWSVFNWISEFYWLYLFGSLFFFFVLLGFAALLPNIYTGPLVTVLACVLLGITDYKKLITTGEPLFPWDLMLVKNTGEMLRITQGMVSPVAVILSLIVIAGLTHLLTILPKIKIRLPLRIFFTTLSLAMVTGFILMVGGQYTLASSIQYQNIFWNQKVNYTQNGFVFAFTGNLKQNLMEKPEGYSREAITKIAEKYSALPDIAASYQTTEQPNIMYMMDEAFFDPTRLPTYTLSADPLTFIHQEEKETPSGFLLSPEFGGNTANVEFEAITGLSMYFLKDGSIPYQQRIVKMSSLPSIVSILKERGYQTLALHPFDETFYNRNRVYPILGFDRFTSQKDLQNAGRITPNGYISDMSAVQEAVKELKASEQPTFLHLITMQNHFPFVKGPNGPNTISVEGVQAAQKDELETYVQDTKLTDGALSYLSEQLKTIQRPTLVVFWGDHLPALSAGIYTQAGWDSNPRQKHETKLLYMANYDIGKQSLGTMSPAYIGPTVFQMTGLKLPAYYKLLEKVKAEIPGLSKSVLIGTSGIISDLTAAQQALLDDYRLVEYDLLEGDNYSQSLLF; encoded by the coding sequence GTGGGTCATTTATTTCGTAACAAGCGTTTGGGGTTATTACTGCTTACCCTGCTGTTTAGCGGATTTCTGTTAAACTTCTTCTTGCAGGCCGCCTCATTCGATATGAATGTATGGAGTGTTTTTAACTGGATTTCAGAGTTCTACTGGTTATATTTGTTTGGCAGTCTATTCTTCTTCTTCGTTCTACTGGGATTTGCTGCGCTTCTGCCTAATATATATACGGGTCCACTGGTTACAGTTCTGGCTTGTGTTCTGCTGGGCATTACCGATTATAAGAAGCTGATCACGACAGGTGAACCTCTATTTCCCTGGGATTTAATGTTGGTCAAGAATACCGGAGAGATGCTTCGAATCACCCAAGGAATGGTATCACCGGTGGCGGTTATACTGTCCCTTATTGTGATTGCCGGACTGACTCACCTCCTAACTATCCTTCCAAAGATCAAAATCCGGCTGCCGCTGCGGATCTTTTTTACAACGCTGTCCTTGGCCATGGTTACCGGTTTTATCTTGATGGTCGGAGGCCAATATACACTTGCCTCTTCTATTCAGTATCAGAATATCTTTTGGAATCAAAAGGTAAACTATACTCAGAACGGATTTGTGTTTGCTTTTACAGGTAACCTGAAGCAGAATCTGATGGAGAAACCAGAGGGTTACAGTCGGGAAGCTATAACGAAAATTGCCGAGAAATATAGTGCGCTGCCAGATATCGCCGCTAGCTACCAAACAACGGAGCAGCCGAACATAATGTATATGATGGATGAAGCCTTCTTTGATCCTACACGTCTGCCGACCTATACATTGAGTGCTGACCCGCTAACGTTTATCCATCAGGAGGAGAAGGAAACTCCCTCAGGATTTCTGCTATCCCCTGAATTTGGCGGAAACACGGCTAACGTTGAGTTTGAGGCGATAACGGGATTGTCGATGTATTTTTTGAAGGACGGTTCGATTCCCTATCAGCAACGAATTGTGAAAATGTCTTCGCTGCCATCAATAGTGAGCATCCTCAAAGAGCGGGGCTATCAGACGCTGGCGCTTCATCCTTTTGATGAGACGTTTTATAACCGCAATCGGGTCTATCCAATCCTTGGATTTGATCGCTTTACGAGTCAGAAAGACCTTCAGAATGCTGGACGGATCACACCGAATGGATATATTTCCGATATGTCTGCCGTACAGGAGGCAGTAAAAGAGCTGAAGGCTTCAGAGCAGCCAACGTTTCTCCATTTGATTACGATGCAGAATCATTTTCCCTTTGTCAAAGGGCCGAATGGGCCAAATACGATCTCAGTCGAGGGTGTACAGGCTGCGCAGAAAGACGAGCTTGAAACCTATGTGCAGGATACGAAGCTTACGGATGGGGCATTGTCCTATCTAAGCGAGCAGCTCAAGACGATTCAGCGGCCAACTCTTGTTGTCTTCTGGGGCGATCATCTGCCAGCATTGTCAGCAGGAATATACACACAAGCAGGCTGGGACAGCAACCCAAGACAGAAGCATGAAACGAAACTGCTCTATATGGCTAATTATGATATTGGCAAGCAATCCCTCGGTACGATGAGTCCTGCCTATATTGGACCTACAGTGTTTCAAATGACAGGACTTAAATTGCCTGCATACTACAAGCTCCTGGAGAAAGTGAAGGCGGAGATTCCCGGATTAAGTAAAAGTGTGCTAATCGGTACTTCCGGTATTATATCTGATTTGACTGCTGCACAGCAGGCTTTGCTGGATGATTACAGATTAGTAGAGTATGACCTGTTAGAAGGAGATAATTACTCGCAAAGCCTGCTATTTTAA
- a CDS encoding aldose 1-epimerase, with product MTITAFKGQYEGEAAIWLKAGRYEAAILPGIGGNLICFRDTENGYRFLHEPEAEGMEAFKASPGIHGIPVLFPPNRYEDGKFPWNGQTYQFPVNEVATGNHLHGFLHTAAWEVEEFGSGLTESFVTVSIKVDEHHPSYAFLPHKYTVKLRYSLGAGGLSQQLLVHNDGDDVMPCLLAFHTAVNAPFAPGSTAQDYRVKCTIGERWELNDRMLPTGAFQELQPEELQLQGEGVNPFYGAMDNHYTAVPQNGRNRMELTDSKAGVTLVYDVGTSYKQWMIWNNGATEGFFCPEPQINLVNAPNVDLPAEDIGLFSLQPGEYWEERARIYVK from the coding sequence ATGACGATTACAGCATTTAAAGGACAATATGAAGGGGAAGCCGCGATCTGGCTAAAAGCCGGACGCTACGAGGCAGCGATACTGCCAGGCATCGGCGGCAATCTGATTTGCTTCCGCGATACCGAAAACGGTTACCGTTTCCTGCACGAGCCTGAGGCAGAGGGGATGGAAGCCTTCAAAGCAAGTCCGGGCATTCATGGTATTCCTGTATTATTCCCTCCAAACCGTTATGAGGATGGCAAATTTCCTTGGAATGGACAAACCTATCAGTTCCCGGTAAATGAAGTGGCAACGGGCAACCATCTGCACGGTTTCTTACATACAGCGGCTTGGGAGGTTGAAGAGTTTGGCAGCGGCCTTACCGAAAGCTTCGTAACCGTATCCATTAAAGTGGATGAGCATCATCCGTCCTACGCTTTTCTGCCACACAAATATACAGTTAAGCTGCGTTATAGCCTTGGAGCAGGTGGATTGTCCCAACAATTGCTGGTGCACAATGATGGAGACGACGTGATGCCTTGCTTGCTAGCTTTCCATACGGCAGTGAACGCCCCTTTCGCACCGGGGAGCACTGCTCAGGACTATCGCGTGAAATGTACAATTGGTGAACGCTGGGAACTGAATGATCGGATGTTGCCTACCGGAGCTTTCCAAGAGCTGCAGCCGGAAGAATTACAGTTGCAGGGTGAAGGCGTTAATCCTTTTTATGGAGCTATGGACAACCATTATACTGCAGTACCTCAGAATGGTCGTAACCGGATGGAACTGACCGACAGCAAGGCGGGTGTAACCCTTGTCTATGATGTGGGAACCTCCTACAAACAGTGGATGATCTGGAACAACGGTGCAACAGAGGGCTTCTTCTGTCCTGAACCGCAGATTAACCTGGTGAACGCGCCAAACGTAGATCTTCCGGCAGAGGATATCGGATTGTTCAGTCTGCAGCCTGGAGAATATTGGGAAGAACGCGCACGGATATACGTGAAATAG